The Chitinophaga pinensis DSM 2588 region TGGAGAAGTAGATGTGGCGCTCGTGCCAGTAGCGACCATCCCTAAACTGCAAGAATATCATATCATTTCTGATTTTTGTATTGGTGCGGAAGGTCCGGTAGCTTCTGTTTGTCTTTTCAGCGAAGTTCCCCTTAATGAAATAAAACGTATCTATCTCGATTATCAGAGCCGTACCTCAGTCGCCTTGCTGAAAGTACTGGTGCGTGAACACTGGAAACTGGATGTTGAACTGATCGAGACTAACGGCGATTACGAAGATAAGATCAATGGTACCGACGCCGGACTGGTGATTGGCGACCGTGCACTCGAACAGCGACATGTGTCTCCTTATATATATGACCTCGCTGAGCATTGGATGAGATTTACCAGTCTGCCTTTTGTATTTGCCGCCTGGATCAGCAACAAACCCTTACCGGCAGAGTTTATCCAGCAGTTTAACAATGCCAACAGTCTCGGTATTCATAATATACCGGCTGTTGTAGCAGAGAATCCTTATCCGCTGTACGATCTTACAACGTATTACACGCAGAATATCAGTTACCCGCTGACGCCGTCTAAACGACAGGGCTTACAAAGGTTTCTTGGGTTTCTGATGAAATAGTTAAGAATTAGGAATTAAGAATTAAGAATTAAGAATTGGAATGCAGCGGAGATTGTCGTTTGGGGTACTGGAACGGATCGGACAGGCAGCTGTTTTTACCTTTTAATTACTCAATTGAATTTATGTGAGGGGCACTTCTATTATCGAAGTGTCCCTTTTCTTTTACAGATAATTATTGCTTTGAAAACTACTTATATTATAATTTTTAATTCTTAACTCTTAATTCTTAATTTCTTAAATTACTTTCCCATCTGTTCACACAAACGCCTGTAACATGAAAATTGGCATCCTGGGTAGTGGTCCTGTCGGACTTACGTTAACGGAAGGATTGATCATGGCCGGCCATGACGTCATACTCGGTACCCGCAATCCCTCCAAGGAATCGCTTCAGCAATGGATTAAAAAGAAAGGGGGCGATCATGTGACCGCTTTACCATTCCGCGAAGCGGCCGCCCAGGGAGAATTACTGGTGATCTGCACCAACTGGGCTGGCACCCAGAAAGCGATCGAGTCAGCCGGATTGTGGAATTTTAAGAATAAGGTCGTGGTTGATGTGACCAATCCCCTGGATGGAAAAGGTCCCGATCAGCAGGGACGACTCAGCTTCTCCATCGGACATACCAACTCCGCCGGTGAACAACTACAGGCCTGGTTACCGCCGGATGCACACGTGGTGAAAGCCCTCAGCTGTATCGGACATGAATCTATGTTTCGTACCCAGCACGAGCAGGAAACACCCACCATGTTCATCTGTGGTAATAAAAGAGCTGCTAAAGCAGCTGTGACGACGTTGTTAAATGAAATGGGCTGGAAGGATGTGGTGGATATGGGCACCATCGAAATGAGCCGGAATATAGAACCGCTTAGCATACTGTGGTATGCATATGGTTTCCGGACAGGGACCTGGAGTCATGCCTTCAGACTGGTGAAATAAATTAAGAATTAAGAATTATCGGTTCAGGAGTTTATACGTTATTAAAAGATAGCAGAAAAGACCGAGGGTGTCTGTCGTATGACGGACACTCTCGGTCTTTATTGTGAGTTAGCAGAACGCTTAGATCTCCTTCACGTTAATGTAGAAGTTCGGATCTACCTTAAATTGCTTACGATCTGACAGGGTCATTGTCATTGACTGCCAGTTTCTTCCCGGATAGATAAAGGTATAGCCGTTATCAGTCAGGGTCACCTTTACAGGCATATTGAAGTTCTCTACATCAGTTACCCAGCGGAATTTCAGCTGAGAACCTTCAAAGTGGTATTCCAGGGTTGGAATAGAAGTATGCATCAGATACTGCTCAAATACCCTGTTGAAGTTCATATTCGTTTTCTGGTTGAAGAATTCCTCCACCTGACGGGTTGTTACCGTTTGGTGGTAGAAGGTCTTGTTCAGTCCGCGCAGGATCTCTCGGAACATGTCATCGTTGTTCACCACCTGACGGATCGTGTGAATCATGTTCGCTCCTTTATAATACATATCGCCGCTACCTTCATTATTCACGCCGTAGGCGCCGATGATCGGAATGTCGTTTCTGATATTCTTTCTGATACCGGTGATATAGTCAAAAGCGGCTTCTTTACCGAATTGACACTGTATGAAAAGGGTCTCGGAATAGTTGGTAAAGCTCTCATGCACCCACATATCCGCGATGTCTTTGGTGGTAATATTGTTACCAAACCACTCATGACCGCTTTCATGTACGATAATGAAATCCCATTTCAGTCCCCATCCGCTACCGGAAAGGTCGGTTCCTTTATAACCCATCTGGAATTTATTGCCATAGGCGACAGCGCTCTGGTGTTCCATACCGAGGTGTGGCGACTCCACCAGTTTGTAG contains the following coding sequences:
- a CDS encoding menaquinone biosynthetic enzyme MqnA/MqnD family protein, with protein sequence MERKVKVAAVSYLNTRPLLYGFRDHPVMNMLELSADYPAKIAQQLIDGEVDVALVPVATIPKLQEYHIISDFCIGAEGPVASVCLFSEVPLNEIKRIYLDYQSRTSVALLKVLVREHWKLDVELIETNGDYEDKINGTDAGLVIGDRALEQRHVSPYIYDLAEHWMRFTSLPFVFAAWISNKPLPAEFIQQFNNANSLGIHNIPAVVAENPYPLYDLTTYYTQNISYPLTPSKRQGLQRFLGFLMK
- a CDS encoding NADPH-dependent F420 reductase, which gives rise to MKIGILGSGPVGLTLTEGLIMAGHDVILGTRNPSKESLQQWIKKKGGDHVTALPFREAAAQGELLVICTNWAGTQKAIESAGLWNFKNKVVVDVTNPLDGKGPDQQGRLSFSIGHTNSAGEQLQAWLPPDAHVVKALSCIGHESMFRTQHEQETPTMFICGNKRAAKAAVTTLLNEMGWKDVVDMGTIEMSRNIEPLSILWYAYGFRTGTWSHAFRLVK